The following proteins are encoded in a genomic region of Debaryomyces hansenii CBS767 chromosome G complete sequence:
- a CDS encoding DEHA2G14762p (similar to uniprot|Q06344 Saccharomyces cerevisiae YDR365C ESF1 Nucleolar protein involved in pre-rRNA processing): protein MAKGSKKEGSSQSDRPVIKDSRFSSVHNDPRFNLPNLKNVKVKVDDRFSKKEMSKLNEGAMGKKVKIDRYGRKLKNQDSGKDFDKYYKHEDEESSDDEASEDEEEKEEEEKLAKVESEGDDEEEEEDDDDEEDEAESVFVDRARGEGLESSEEDSSSESDSESDVESEVESEIELEEGKPEEGEPSDSFAVVNMDWDNLRAVDLMATFLSFVPTGGSIKSISIYPSEFGKEQMQKEEVEGPPRDLFKSKRSKVESDSDDSDSEIDVNNKDDLEKAARKLYQEDDGEEDYDSKALRRYQLQRLRYYYAVVRCDSVSTAKKIYDNCDGTEYESTANIFDLRYIPEGMDFDESESNDVCTKIPSNYKPNSTFVTDALQHSKVKLTWDETPKERLNVSTRQFSQKEIDEMDFKAYLASDSDESENETTNNDLKNKYQSLLGNRFNKKEADNQEEDVDMEITFNPALNEAEGKVPEEEEEQEESTIAAYKRKEKERRKRRMEKFKQTQEEENDDQKDTENTAKVTKGKKSKGKVSRDDDDKTKAQLELVMMDEENGDNEAHHFNMKDVIKSEKQKNRKGKKNKKNIDNEMVQDDFKADLNDPRFKEIFESHDYAIDPTSSEFKKTNTMKKILQERSKRNLNEPAKQGTKKQKKHATNEHNSNDLNNLVNKLKRKHNKK, encoded by the coding sequence ATGGCCAAGGGAAGCAAGAAAGAAGGTTCCTCGCAATCTGACCGTCCGGTAATAAAAGACTCGAGATTTTCGTCGGTTCACAATGATCCCAGGTTCAATTTGCctaacttgaaaaatgtcAAGGTAAAGGTTGATGATCGTTTTAGTAAGAAGGAGATGAGCAAATTGAATGAGGGGGCCATGGGAAAGAAGGTGAAAATTGATAGATACGGAAGAAAGTTAAAGAATCAAGATTCTGgaaaagattttgataagtACTACAAGCACGAAGATGAGGAATCTAGTGACGATGAGGCTAGTGAAGACGAGGaggaaaaagaagaagaagaaaagctCGCCAAGGTAGAAAGCGAAGGTGACgatgaagaggaagaagaggatgatgatgatgaagaagatgaagcGGAAAGCGTTTTTGTTGATCGTGCTAGAGGTGAGGGTTTGGAATCGTCGGAGGAGGACTCATCCTCCGAACTGGATTCTGAATCTGACGTCGAATCCGAAGTTGAGTCTGAAATCGAACTTGAAGAAGGCAAACCAGAGGAAGGTGAACCGTCTGACTCATTTGCAGTTGTCAATATGGACTGGGATAATTTAAGAGCAGTTGACTTAATGGCAACTTTCTTGTCGTTTGTTCCAACTGGAGGATCAATTAAATCCATCAGTATATATCCATCCGAATTTGGTAAGGAGCAAAtgcaaaaagaagaagtcgAAGGTCCACCAAGAGACTTATTTAAGAGCAAACGTAGTAAAGTGGAAtctgattctgatgatTCTGATTCCGAAATTGACGTCAATAACAAAGATGACTTAGAAAAGGCTGCACGTAAATTATATCAAGAGGATGatggagaagaagattaCGATAGTAAAGCATTACGTCGATACCAATTACAGAGATTGAGATACTATTATGCTGTCGTTAGATGTGATTCTGTCTCGACTGCAAAGAAGATTTACGACAACTGTGATGGTACCGAATACGAGTCCACAGCCAACATATTCGATTTAAGATACATCCCAGAAGGAATGGACTTTGATGAAAGCGAGTCGAACGATGTATGTACAAAGATTCCATCTAATTATAAACCAAATTCTACTTTCGTGACGGATGCATTGCAACATTCCAAGGTCAAGTTGACATGGGACGAGACTCCGAAGGAAAGATTGAACGTTTCGACAAGACAATTTTCGCAGAAGGAAATCGACGAAATGGATTTCAAAGCGTACCTTGCCTCCGATAGTGATGAAAGTGAGAACGAAACTACCAATAACgatttaaagaataagTATCAAAGCTTATTAGGTAACAGATTTAACAAAAAGGAGGCAGAtaaccaagaagaagatgtaGACATGGAAATTACTTTCAACCCTGCATTAAACGAAGCCGAAGGTAAGGTACCCgaggaagaagaggaaCAGGAAGAATCTACCATTGCTGCATACAAGCGTAAAGAAAAGGAACGTCGTAAGCGTAGAATGGAGAAGTTCAAGCAGActcaagaagaagaaaatgatgatcAAAAGGATACCGAGAATACTGCTAAGGTAACCAAAGGCAAAAAATCAAAGGGTAAGGTTTCTCgtgacgatgatgataaaacGAAGGCtcaattggaattggtCATGATGGACGAAGAAAATGGCGATAATGAGGCTCACCACTTCAACATGAAGGACGTCATCAAACTGGAGAAGCAGAAGAACAGAAAGGGcaagaagaataagaaGAACATTGACAATGAAATGGTCCAAGACGACTTCAAGGCAGATTTGAACGATCCTCGTTTCAAGGAAATCTTCGAAAGCCATGACTACGCCATTGATCCTACAAGCAGTGAATTCAAAAAGACTAATacaatgaagaagatcTTACAGGAACGTTCGAAAAGAAACCTTAATGAGCCAGCTAAGCAAGGTACtaagaagcagaagaagcatGCTACAAATGAACACAACTCAAACGATCTTAATAACTTGgtgaataaattgaaacGTAAGCATAATAAGAAGTAA
- a CDS encoding DEHA2G14806p (conserved hypothetical protein): MFARTARSTRHIKNVWRRSYSTEEPKGGKPKDIEVNVTKIFGIAALAGGLYVYKNSSERKEPLIKTPLYNQVDERENLRNENYLKRYKSSFMKSYIKDRGGIGQRQYRRISEGAVPTNLIPTHSPFGNQFGAGIKTDNLGPRKERIRVYAPLKSDQ, from the coding sequence ATGTTTGCAAGAACAGCCAGAAGTACGCGTCACATAAAGAACGTATGGAGAAGAAGCTATTCGACAGAAGAACCTAAAGGTGGTAAACctaaagatattgaagttaATGTAACCAAAATTTTCGGTATCGCTGCTTTAGCTGGGGGATTATATGTTTACAAGAATTCATCCGAAAGAAAAGAACCTCTCATAAAGACACCATTATACAATCAAGTCGATGAACGTGAAAACTTAAGAAATGAAAACTATCTTAAACGTTACAAATCATCATTCATGAAGTCATATATTAAAGACAGAGGTGGAATAGGTCAAAGACAATACAGACGTATTAGCGAAGGGGCAGTTCCAACCAATCTTATTCCAACACACTCGCCATTTGGCAACCAGTTTGGTGCTGGTATTAAAACCGATAATTTAGGTCCTCGTAAGGAGCGTATTAGAGTGTATGCTCCACTTAAATCCGACcaataa
- a CDS encoding DEHA2G14784p (highly similar to uniprot|P07274 Saccharomyces cerevisiae YOR122C PFY1 Profilin actin- and phosphatidylinositol 4 5-bisphosphate-binding protein plays a role in cytoskeleton organization required for normal timing of actin polymerization in response to thermal stress): MSWQAYTDNLVSSGKIDKAALYSRAGDSLWAQSSNFQLDPKEITGIAKGYDDPSDLQAHGLHVQGQKYMLLRADDRSIYGRLDAEGVVAVRTKQAILIAHYPAGVVAGEATTVVEKLADYLISVNY, encoded by the coding sequence ATGTCGTGGCAAGCATACACCGATAACTTAGTTTCCTCCGgtaaaattgataaagcAGCGTTATATTCGAGAGCAGGGGACTCATTGTGGGCTCAATCATCGAACTTCCAATTGGATCCTAAAGAAATCACTGGCATTGCGAAGGGATACGATGATCCATCAGACTTACAAGCCCATGGTTTACATGTCCAGGGCCAAAAGTACATGCTTTTGAGAGCCGATGACAGATCTATCTATGGTAGACTTGATGCCGAGGGAGTTGTTGCAGTCAGAACCAAACAAGCTATCTTGATAGCCCATTACCCAGCCGGAGTTGTTGCAGGTGAAGCAACCACtgttgttgaaaaattggcAGACTATTTAATTAGTGTCAATTATTAA